One window of the Asticcacaulis sp. SL142 genome contains the following:
- the glyS gene encoding glycine--tRNA ligase subunit beta gives MPQLLIELFSEEIPARMQLSAARDFERLFDAKLKASGLSYETLKAYVGPRRLVLHIEGLPLEQAAVSEEVKGPREGAPPQALEGFLRKTGLTVDKLVIENGVYIARIEKAARKTTEVLGPILEDVILNFPWPKSMRSGTSTFRWVRPLKRIIFLFNGKVIPFKLGDVVASNVTEGHRFLGSKKSFPVYDFDSYKNNLAGNFVILDHYERQNIILSKAREACTKAGLTLIDDQGLLEEVAGLSEWPTPLLGNMDPKFLTLPPEVIKTSMKTHQKYFAVKDNKSGKMAANFVIVSNMAAADGGEEIKRGNAKVLSARLSDGVFFWSEDNRAGNFDAWLEKLKGVTFHAKLGTLYERVQRLKLIAEDIAPLMRADVAASGEAARLAKADLASYMVGEFPELQGVMGGYYSVAAGHRPEISEAVRDHYKPQGPSDTVPAHVVAATVALADKIDTLVGFFAIDEKPTGSKDPYALRRAALGVLRILREHCVRASLSDLVAAWYKSTLTYANADRAVHVDTENWRGSAGPRWDKGTTDTYDNYLRDFKQGLLESPIWVVPNTRDYDLDILFEHVTNKQEIKNAILTFRPFEVVKAEFLEFFADRLKVQLRDEGVRFDLIEAVFALKDDDVIRMIERIRALESIIDTSEGQDVLALYKRVANILNAEAKKGELPTGHVRIIAGAPEVETDLIARMSGVGATVRQHIEGEAYLEGLKALSTLRGAVDAFLDGVLVNAEDASVRQNRLALLGDIRGLVESVADLSKITQ, from the coding sequence ATGCCTCAACTATTGATCGAGCTGTTTTCCGAAGAAATTCCCGCCCGTATGCAGCTAAGTGCGGCGCGGGATTTCGAGCGTCTGTTTGATGCCAAACTCAAAGCCTCCGGACTTAGCTATGAGACCCTGAAAGCCTATGTCGGGCCGCGTCGTCTGGTGCTGCATATCGAAGGGCTGCCGCTGGAACAGGCGGCGGTATCGGAAGAGGTCAAGGGACCGCGCGAAGGGGCCCCGCCCCAGGCACTGGAAGGCTTTCTGCGTAAAACCGGCCTGACAGTCGATAAGCTGGTGATTGAAAACGGGGTCTACATTGCTCGGATTGAGAAGGCGGCGCGCAAGACGACCGAGGTTCTGGGGCCGATCCTTGAGGATGTGATCCTCAACTTCCCGTGGCCGAAGTCGATGCGGTCGGGCACCTCGACCTTCCGTTGGGTGCGGCCATTGAAGCGCATCATCTTCCTGTTTAACGGCAAGGTCATTCCGTTCAAATTGGGAGACGTTGTGGCGTCCAATGTCACCGAAGGGCACCGGTTTTTAGGGTCTAAAAAGTCATTTCCGGTTTACGATTTTGACAGCTATAAGAATAATTTAGCGGGTAATTTTGTCATTCTGGATCACTATGAGCGCCAGAATATCATCCTCAGCAAGGCGCGTGAGGCCTGCACCAAGGCAGGGCTGACGCTGATTGATGATCAGGGCCTGCTGGAAGAGGTGGCGGGCCTAAGCGAATGGCCGACGCCGCTGCTCGGCAATATGGACCCGAAGTTCCTGACCTTGCCGCCGGAAGTCATCAAGACCTCGATGAAAACCCACCAGAAGTATTTTGCCGTTAAGGACAATAAGTCGGGTAAAATGGCGGCGAATTTCGTCATCGTGTCGAACATGGCGGCGGCTGATGGTGGCGAAGAAATCAAGCGCGGCAATGCCAAGGTCTTGTCGGCGCGCCTATCGGACGGGGTGTTCTTCTGGTCAGAAGATAACCGCGCTGGTAATTTCGACGCGTGGCTGGAAAAGCTGAAAGGCGTGACCTTCCACGCTAAACTGGGCACGCTTTATGAGCGTGTGCAGCGATTGAAACTGATCGCCGAAGATATCGCCCCTCTGATGCGCGCCGATGTGGCGGCATCCGGTGAGGCCGCACGTCTGGCCAAGGCTGACCTGGCGTCCTACATGGTTGGGGAATTCCCTGAACTTCAAGGGGTTATGGGCGGATATTATAGTGTGGCCGCCGGTCATCGCCCGGAAATTTCTGAGGCTGTGCGTGACCACTATAAGCCGCAGGGGCCGTCCGATACGGTGCCGGCCCATGTGGTGGCGGCGACCGTGGCTCTGGCGGATAAGATCGATACTCTGGTTGGCTTTTTCGCCATTGATGAAAAGCCGACAGGGTCGAAAGACCCCTATGCCCTGCGCCGCGCCGCCCTTGGGGTCTTGCGAATTTTACGTGAGCATTGCGTGCGGGCGTCTTTGAGCGATCTGGTCGCGGCCTGGTACAAATCAACCCTGACCTATGCCAATGCTGACCGTGCGGTCCATGTCGATACGGAGAACTGGCGCGGATCAGCCGGGCCGCGCTGGGATAAGGGCACGACCGATACCTACGACAACTATCTGCGCGACTTCAAGCAGGGCCTGCTGGAAAGCCCGATCTGGGTGGTGCCGAATACGCGCGACTATGATCTGGATATCCTGTTTGAGCATGTCACCAACAAGCAGGAGATTAAGAACGCGATCCTGACCTTCCGGCCGTTTGAGGTGGTCAAGGCTGAGTTTCTTGAGTTTTTCGCCGATCGTCTCAAGGTGCAGTTACGTGACGAGGGGGTGCGCTTTGATCTGATTGAGGCCGTGTTTGCCCTCAAAGATGACGATGTCATCCGTATGATCGAGCGTATCCGTGCCTTGGAATCCATCATTGATACCTCAGAAGGCCAGGACGTTCTGGCGCTCTATAAGCGCGTCGCCAATATTCTCAATGCCGAGGCCAAAAAGGGTGAGTTGCCGACCGGCCATGTGCGTATCATAGCCGGTGCGCCCGAGGTCGAAACCGACCTGATCGCGCGTATGTCGGGTGTGGGCGCCACGGTGCGTCAGCATATCGAGGGCGAGGCCTATCTTGAGGGCCTCAAAGCCCTGTCGACTTTACGCGGCGCGGTCGATGCTTTCCTTGATGGTGTGCTGGTCAATGCCGAGGATGCGTCGGTGCGTCAGAACCGTCTGGCGCTATTGGGTGACATTCGCGGCTTGGTGGAAAGCGTGGCCGACCTGTCCAAGATTACCCAATAA
- the ppdK gene encoding pyruvate, phosphate dikinase: MSHHWVYAFAAGAADGNAGMKNLLGGKGANLAEMSSLGLPVPPGFTITTEACVHYYKNSQTFPDGLEAEVAQALKRLEATTGKGFGSVDNPLLVSVRSGARASMPGMMDTVLNLGLNDATIDGLAKLTGDRRFALDCYRRFITMYSNVVLGVSHHGFEDILDDHKDRLGITIDTDLTAEDWTRVIADYKAKVKADLGHDFPQDPQDQLWGAVKAVFGSWMNDRAKFYRKMHDIPEDWGTAVNIQSMVFGNMGDTSATGVAFTRNPSNGDANLYGEFLLNAQGEDVVAGIRTPQALTRRAREEMGDRQPSMQEALPEVFAQFESTVDTLEKHYRDVQDVEFTVEQGKLFMLQTRNAKRTSKAALKIAVDMAREGLITPQEALMRIEPSSFDQLLHPMLDPKAERTIIAKGLPASPGAASGKIVFTADDAVRLAAAGEEVILVRDETSPEDIHGMHAARAIVTARGGMTSHAAVVARGMGRPCVSGAGELQIYTERGEFSTRGQTFKYGDIVTLDGSTGEIYKGSIRMIEPEFSDDFHQIMTWADEFRTLKVLANAETPTDAHTAKGFGAEGIGLCRTEHMFFDDERITAVREMILADDEAGRRKALAKIQPMQKADFVELLSIMDGLPVTIRLLDPPLHEFLPHTPEDIKHVAEVTEVSEEKLYKRTKELSETNPMLGWRGCRLGITFPEIYESQLRALFEAACDLVKQGKSPKPDIMHPLVATREEMAKLTTMTHAIAREVIEASGVALEYKVGTMIELPRAALLADRLAETAEFFSFGTNDLTQTTYGISRDDSGRFLNPYIEAGIFDKDPFVSLDQDGVGALIKMAAEKGKATRPDIKLGICGEHGGDPASIEFCHKAGLNYVSCSPYRVPVARLAAAQAAIRNA; the protein is encoded by the coding sequence ATGTCACATCACTGGGTCTATGCCTTCGCAGCAGGGGCGGCCGACGGCAATGCCGGTATGAAAAATCTTCTCGGCGGCAAGGGTGCCAACCTCGCCGAGATGTCATCGCTGGGACTGCCAGTGCCGCCAGGCTTTACCATCACGACCGAGGCCTGCGTCCACTATTATAAGAACAGCCAGACCTTTCCGGACGGGCTGGAAGCCGAGGTGGCGCAGGCGCTGAAGCGGCTTGAGGCGACGACCGGCAAGGGCTTTGGCAGTGTCGATAATCCGCTGCTGGTGTCGGTGCGTTCCGGTGCACGCGCCTCGATGCCGGGCATGATGGACACGGTTCTGAACCTGGGGCTGAACGATGCGACCATTGACGGGCTGGCCAAGCTGACCGGTGATCGCCGTTTTGCGCTGGATTGCTACCGCCGCTTTATCACCATGTATTCCAACGTGGTGTTAGGTGTCTCTCACCACGGCTTTGAAGATATTCTGGACGACCACAAAGATCGTCTGGGCATTACGATCGACACCGACCTGACCGCCGAAGACTGGACGCGGGTGATTGCCGACTACAAGGCCAAGGTTAAGGCCGATCTGGGCCACGACTTCCCGCAGGACCCGCAAGATCAGCTCTGGGGGGCGGTTAAGGCTGTATTCGGGTCGTGGATGAATGACCGTGCCAAGTTCTATCGCAAGATGCACGACATCCCCGAAGACTGGGGCACCGCGGTCAATATTCAGTCGATGGTGTTTGGCAATATGGGCGACACCTCGGCGACCGGTGTGGCCTTTACGCGCAACCCGTCGAATGGTGATGCCAATCTTTATGGTGAGTTCCTGCTGAACGCCCAGGGCGAAGACGTGGTGGCGGGTATCCGCACGCCGCAGGCCCTGACCCGGCGCGCCCGCGAAGAAATGGGTGATCGCCAGCCGTCGATGCAGGAAGCGCTGCCGGAAGTGTTTGCGCAGTTTGAATCAACGGTTGATACTCTGGAAAAGCACTACCGCGATGTGCAGGACGTGGAGTTCACGGTTGAGCAGGGCAAGCTGTTCATGCTGCAAACCCGTAACGCCAAACGCACGTCAAAAGCCGCACTCAAGATCGCGGTTGATATGGCGCGCGAGGGTTTGATCACGCCGCAGGAAGCCTTGATGCGCATCGAGCCTTCGAGCTTCGATCAACTGTTGCACCCGATGCTCGACCCCAAGGCCGAGCGGACGATTATTGCCAAGGGTCTGCCGGCATCGCCGGGAGCGGCTTCGGGCAAGATCGTGTTCACGGCCGATGACGCGGTGCGTCTGGCGGCGGCGGGCGAAGAGGTCATTCTGGTGCGAGATGAGACCTCACCCGAAGACATCCACGGCATGCACGCGGCCCGCGCCATTGTGACGGCGCGCGGCGGTATGACTTCCCACGCGGCGGTTGTGGCGCGGGGCATGGGCCGTCCGTGCGTGTCGGGGGCAGGCGAATTGCAGATTTATACCGAGCGCGGTGAGTTTTCGACGCGCGGTCAGACCTTCAAGTACGGCGATATCGTCACGCTCGATGGCTCGACCGGCGAAATCTACAAAGGCTCGATCCGAATGATCGAGCCGGAATTTTCAGATGATTTCCATCAGATCATGACATGGGCCGATGAGTTCCGCACGCTCAAGGTTCTGGCCAATGCCGAAACGCCGACCGATGCCCATACGGCCAAGGGTTTTGGCGCGGAAGGTATCGGCCTGTGCCGCACCGAGCATATGTTTTTTGATGATGAGCGCATCACCGCCGTTCGGGAAATGATCCTGGCTGATGACGAAGCCGGTCGCCGCAAGGCGCTGGCGAAAATCCAGCCGATGCAAAAGGCCGATTTTGTCGAGCTTTTGTCCATCATGGACGGTCTGCCGGTGACCATTCGTCTGCTTGATCCGCCGCTGCATGAATTCCTGCCGCACACGCCGGAAGACATCAAGCACGTCGCCGAAGTGACCGAAGTGTCCGAGGAAAAGCTCTATAAGCGCACCAAGGAACTATCGGAAACCAATCCTATGCTGGGCTGGCGCGGCTGTCGTCTGGGGATCACCTTCCCGGAAATCTATGAGAGCCAGCTTCGGGCGCTGTTTGAAGCCGCGTGCGATCTGGTCAAGCAGGGCAAATCACCCAAGCCTGACATCATGCACCCGCTGGTGGCCACCCGTGAGGAAATGGCCAAGCTGACGACCATGACCCATGCGATCGCCCGCGAAGTGATCGAAGCGTCGGGCGTGGCCTTGGAATACAAGGTCGGTACCATGATCGAACTGCCGCGCGCCGCACTGCTGGCTGACCGGTTGGCGGAAACGGCGGAGTTCTTCTCCTTTGGGACCAACGACCTGACCCAGACGACTTACGGCATCAGCCGTGACGATTCGGGCCGGTTCCTTAATCCGTACATCGAAGCCGGTATCTTTGACAAAGACCCGTTCGTCAGTCTGGATCAGGACGGTGTCGGTGCCTTGATCAAGATGGCCGCTGAAAAGGGCAAGGCGACGCGCCCTGACATCAAGCTTGGCATCTGCGGTGAGCATGGTGGTGATCCAGCCTCGATCGAGTTCTGCCATAAGGCTGGGCTGAACTATGTGTCGTGTTCGCCTTACCGCGTGCCGGTCGCAAGGCTTGCGGCGGCACAGGCGGCGATCCGGAACGCCTGA
- a CDS encoding NUDIX hydrolase: MSLVIELSAVVVTIRDHQAFVLCLPYDGLRQDGPQLALPSGPFLPHNHRTFDLALRAFVTEQTGFTIGYVEQLYTFGDDGRYGPIITEGHAVADQQAERIISLGYLALTPDQTFHTGLKTEWVAFSELFPWEDWREGQPACLKQLKPLLDQWANTVAGPEQAVRQMRVQTLFPEDFDHWNEERVLDRYELLYDAGLIPEAHRHQGKAPDPRTGGHEMMSDHRRIIATGLSRLRGKIKYRPVIFELMPARFTLLELQRALEAITGLNLHKQNFRRALDRTGFVTPLGVYKDDTGGRPAELYSYNRDQFRFSPSQGLSLPTLR, encoded by the coding sequence GTGTCCCTCGTCATCGAACTGTCCGCCGTTGTCGTCACCATCCGGGATCATCAGGCGTTTGTCCTGTGTCTGCCCTATGACGGCCTGCGTCAGGATGGGCCGCAACTGGCCCTGCCGTCAGGGCCGTTCCTGCCCCATAACCATCGCACCTTTGATCTGGCACTGCGGGCCTTTGTGACGGAACAGACCGGCTTCACCATCGGCTATGTCGAGCAGCTCTATACGTTCGGTGATGATGGCCGCTATGGCCCGATTATTACTGAAGGTCATGCCGTTGCCGATCAGCAGGCCGAGCGGATTATATCGCTTGGTTATCTGGCCCTGACGCCGGATCAGACCTTTCACACCGGTCTGAAAACCGAGTGGGTGGCGTTTAGCGAACTCTTTCCGTGGGAAGACTGGCGTGAGGGCCAACCCGCCTGCCTTAAACAGCTTAAACCGCTGCTGGATCAGTGGGCAAATACGGTCGCAGGCCCGGAACAGGCCGTGCGTCAGATGCGCGTCCAGACGCTGTTTCCCGAAGATTTCGATCACTGGAATGAAGAGCGTGTCCTTGATCGCTATGAACTTTTGTACGACGCCGGTCTGATCCCCGAAGCCCACCGCCATCAGGGCAAGGCACCTGATCCGCGCACCGGCGGTCATGAAATGATGTCGGATCATCGCCGTATCATTGCCACAGGCCTTTCCAGACTTCGCGGCAAGATCAAATATCGCCCGGTGATTTTTGAATTGATGCCGGCGCGGTTTACCCTGCTGGAGTTGCAGCGGGCGCTGGAGGCTATCACCGGCCTGAACCTGCATAAGCAAAACTTCCGACGCGCATTGGATCGCACCGGCTTTGTCACGCCGCTGGGGGTCTATAAGGATGACACCGGCGGACGACCGGCTGAGCTTTATAGTTATAACCGCGATCAGTTCCGCTTTAGTCCGTCGCAGGGCTTAAGTTTGCCTACCTTGCGTTAA
- a CDS encoding HD family hydrolase, which produces MTKARKTATKLPPRAWQRMLSGRRLDLLDPAAIDIEIEDIALGLARVARWNGQTLGDHGFSVAQHSLIVEDICAHIVPDLEAKWRLMALLHDAPEYVIGDMISPFKAALGFDYRRFEDHLEQAIHIRFGLPALMPKEIKVLIKQADHACAYFEATQLVGFSPDEARTFFGHPPEGYALSLNAWDCLTAKTRFIDRFNQLSAMLNA; this is translated from the coding sequence ATGACCAAAGCCCGTAAAACCGCCACGAAATTACCGCCCCGTGCCTGGCAGCGCATGTTGTCCGGCCGCAGGCTCGACCTGCTCGATCCGGCGGCGATTGACATCGAAATCGAAGATATCGCGCTGGGCCTTGCGCGCGTGGCCCGCTGGAACGGCCAGACCCTGGGCGATCATGGCTTCAGCGTGGCTCAGCATAGTCTGATTGTCGAAGATATTTGCGCCCATATTGTCCCGGATCTTGAGGCCAAATGGCGGCTGATGGCCCTGCTGCACGACGCGCCCGAATATGTTATCGGCGATATGATTTCACCGTTCAAAGCGGCCCTTGGTTTTGACTATCGCCGGTTTGAAGACCATCTGGAACAGGCCATACATATCCGCTTCGGCTTGCCCGCCCTAATGCCCAAAGAGATCAAGGTCCTGATCAAGCAGGCCGATCACGCCTGCGCCTATTTCGAGGCCACGCAACTGGTCGGATTCTCACCCGATGAGGCGCGAACCTTTTTCGGTCATCCGCCGGAGGGTTATGCGTTGAGCTTAAATGCGTGGGACTGCCTGACCGCCAAGACCCGCTTCATTGACAGGTTCAACCAGCTTAGTGCTATGCTGAACGCCTGA
- a CDS encoding universal stress protein: protein MTNANTGHSGWARISVLLSGAEAERLPLEVGLEIAKSFDAQLNALFAPPDPAELAPWLGEGFMGTVQVSAMESLKSIAEDSEAVARAQFSALDYVAKSFYALKSPVWQDLACETRLSDLMVFGADSAKGQGLLAEAFTQVLMEERTGVFIARQALDLKGTAIVAWDGKEPSSRAARRAVPLLKQARKVVVIGAPIGDRPVDLNRLANYYAAHGITAEVEVLPKGGDVVGALVDAYTRFGASYLVAGAFGHSRLREFAFGGTTRALLQNTTLNLYMAH from the coding sequence ATGACAAATGCCAACACAGGTCACTCAGGCTGGGCCCGCATCAGCGTATTGTTGTCGGGGGCTGAGGCGGAGCGTTTACCGCTTGAGGTGGGGCTTGAGATCGCGAAATCCTTTGATGCGCAGCTAAATGCCCTGTTTGCGCCGCCCGATCCGGCGGAACTGGCGCCGTGGTTGGGCGAAGGGTTTATGGGGACGGTGCAGGTATCGGCTATGGAAAGCTTGAAATCCATCGCCGAAGACTCAGAAGCTGTGGCGCGGGCGCAATTTTCCGCTCTCGACTATGTCGCTAAGTCGTTTTATGCCCTGAAATCACCGGTGTGGCAGGACTTGGCCTGCGAGACGCGCCTGTCCGATCTGATGGTCTTCGGGGCCGACAGCGCCAAAGGTCAGGGGCTGCTGGCCGAAGCCTTTACGCAGGTGCTGATGGAAGAGCGCACCGGCGTATTCATCGCCCGTCAGGCGCTGGATCTTAAAGGGACGGCTATCGTCGCCTGGGACGGCAAGGAGCCTTCGTCGCGGGCCGCGCGTCGGGCGGTGCCGTTGCTGAAACAGGCCCGAAAGGTCGTGGTTATCGGGGCGCCAATTGGCGATCGGCCGGTCGATCTGAACCGTCTGGCCAATTATTATGCGGCGCATGGTATAACCGCTGAAGTCGAAGTTCTGCCTAAGGGCGGCGATGTGGTGGGCGCCTTGGTTGACGCCTATACGCGCTTTGGGGCCAGCTACTTGGTGGCGGGGGCGTTTGGTCATTCACGCTTACGCGAATTTGCTTTTGGCGGCACGACCCGCGCCCTGTTGCAGAATACGACGCTTAATCTCTATATGGCGCATTAA
- a CDS encoding tetratricopeptide repeat protein encodes MSPDALTASIATGDWAKAEALARVHLSLKPNDTDVWRYLALALERQNRLPEAFDTYQALLARLPSPPPSDVVHDLARLAFRLDQMDMAEKLYRFVVLAEPDNVIAIAGLAASQRQQMKYDAAIDGLKAALSTHPEDSELWNVLGTVVNAKNDPHTALTFFDEALRLDPYNLQARFHRGIAYAELGEFDPALADLFACIDGFSDPSNIASVRLTTAQIALCAGKTDIAWPLYEARHKTGTAMEVHYPFKASRWQPGQALAGKRLFVSAEQGLGDEILFGTFLPDVIRDLGNESRLSLGVEPRLVSLFARSFPKAHVYAHRTRREDGRIIRHFDGFDEAQTPVDHWALMADFCATYRPTPADFPAHNAYLKPDPARVEHWRAWLDSLDNRPKVGILWKSLKTDIIRERYYSPFDDWEILLQREDITVINLQYGDARAELDAAAARGFQIITPPGIDLKDDLDDLCALTCALDLTLGPANATTNIAAAAGARTWIITSPNNWVQMGQGHYPWYPAATAFMPRDLTSWDEVMARVDQALSQLINAPYRD; translated from the coding sequence ATGAGCCCGGACGCCTTAACCGCCAGCATCGCCACCGGAGATTGGGCCAAGGCCGAGGCTCTGGCGCGGGTGCATCTGTCGCTTAAACCCAATGATACCGATGTTTGGCGCTATCTGGCGCTGGCACTGGAGCGGCAAAATCGCCTGCCCGAAGCTTTTGATACCTATCAGGCTTTGCTGGCGCGCCTGCCGTCACCCCCGCCGTCAGATGTTGTTCATGATCTGGCACGACTGGCCTTTAGGCTGGACCAGATGGACATGGCTGAAAAGCTGTACCGCTTTGTGGTGCTGGCCGAGCCGGATAATGTGATAGCCATCGCCGGTCTGGCCGCAAGCCAGCGCCAGCAGATGAAATATGACGCCGCTATCGACGGGCTGAAAGCCGCACTAAGTACCCACCCCGAAGACAGCGAACTGTGGAATGTGCTGGGCACCGTGGTCAACGCCAAGAACGATCCGCATACCGCCCTGACCTTTTTCGATGAGGCCCTGCGCCTTGATCCGTACAACCTTCAGGCCCGCTTTCACCGCGGCATTGCTTATGCTGAATTGGGTGAGTTCGATCCTGCCCTTGCCGATTTGTTTGCCTGTATCGACGGTTTTTCCGATCCGTCCAATATCGCCAGCGTCCGCTTGACGACGGCTCAGATTGCCCTGTGCGCCGGGAAAACCGACATCGCCTGGCCACTGTATGAAGCCCGCCACAAAACCGGCACGGCGATGGAAGTGCATTACCCGTTCAAGGCCTCACGCTGGCAACCCGGCCAAGCTTTGGCGGGAAAGCGTCTGTTTGTGTCGGCAGAACAGGGCCTGGGTGATGAAATCCTGTTCGGCACGTTTTTGCCGGATGTCATCCGCGATCTGGGTAATGAAAGCCGCTTAAGCCTTGGGGTCGAACCTCGTCTGGTCAGCCTGTTTGCGCGCTCATTCCCCAAAGCCCATGTCTATGCCCACCGCACCCGGCGCGAAGATGGCCGCATCATCCGCCATTTTGACGGCTTCGATGAAGCGCAAACGCCGGTCGATCACTGGGCACTGATGGCCGATTTTTGCGCTACTTATCGTCCGACACCTGCTGATTTTCCGGCACACAACGCCTATCTTAAGCCCGATCCGGCACGCGTCGAGCACTGGCGGGCATGGCTGGACAGTCTGGATAACCGCCCCAAGGTCGGCATTTTGTGGAAAAGCTTAAAAACCGATATCATCCGTGAACGCTATTACTCGCCGTTCGATGACTGGGAAATCCTTCTGCAGCGAGAAGATATTACCGTCATCAACCTGCAATATGGCGATGCCCGCGCGGAACTTGACGCTGCTGCCGCCCGCGGGTTTCAGATCATCACGCCGCCCGGCATCGACCTTAAGGACGATCTGGATGATTTGTGCGCGCTGACCTGTGCGCTTGACCTGACCTTGGGACCGGCTAATGCTACAACCAATATCGCTGCGGCGGCGGGGGCACGGACATGGATAATAACCTCACCGAATAACTGGGTTCAGATGGGGCAGGGCCATTATCCGTGGTATCCGGCGGCCACGGCCTTTATGCCGCGCGACCTGACCTCATGGGATGAGGTCATGGCCCGCGTCGATCAGGCTCTAAGCCAACTGATTAATGCGCCATATAGAGATTAA
- a CDS encoding tetratricopeptide repeat protein → MVKRSFEQNPPSQPNPLAASGIADEVPAFVPAFDMRPSSTLLGDASSRTALARLDVAADHARLKQTLTLLKAALTALKQSDWKRGAELAIEALEVDEKSGEAWHILAISREKSGDLAGAFACYEAALKLMPDNVPVTNDLGRLAVRMEYPDIAEKFFNFVLRIEPDNTEAANNLATALREASRYEDAIEVLRAAIGLNPKDPQLWNALGTVVNTQGDVDTSIIFYQEALKFDPNHVHALYNLGNSLSLLGHYDEALDYLMRALPLFDDPLNLYTCRLSIAFVNAVLNNFDAAWDYYDGRIKEGTAEKIIFLIDRPKWTPDTDVAGKHVFVSAEQGLGDEVLFASLLTDLIRDIGPDGKLTIAVEPRLVSLFARSFPKANVIKHHTTKHQGRVVRLFPDLTDTGSIDCWTIMGDLLKRYRRSLSDFPKANIFLTPDPERLAFWRAELDKLGPEPKAGILWKSLIKHSRRDRYYSPFETWKEVIATEGVYFVNLQYGDVTAELAEAEAAGLRIWNPPGIDLKQDLDDLCALCCALDTVMGPSNATSNIAAAAGATIWMSIPFRSAWLCLGTDYYPFYPTARVFAPAVLNNWGDALGQMKQALINDLIPAKAHVQPA, encoded by the coding sequence ATGGTTAAGCGCAGCTTTGAGCAAAACCCGCCATCACAGCCAAATCCACTGGCGGCAAGTGGTATAGCTGATGAAGTGCCTGCGTTTGTTCCGGCGTTCGATATGCGCCCGTCATCAACCCTTCTGGGCGATGCCAGTTCGCGCACCGCTCTGGCGCGGCTTGATGTCGCCGCCGATCATGCCCGTCTGAAGCAAACCCTGACGCTGCTCAAGGCCGCCTTGACCGCCCTGAAACAGAGCGATTGGAAACGCGGCGCGGAACTGGCGATTGAAGCGCTGGAGGTCGATGAAAAAAGCGGCGAAGCCTGGCACATCTTAGCCATATCGCGCGAAAAATCCGGCGATCTGGCCGGAGCGTTCGCCTGTTACGAAGCCGCCCTTAAGCTGATGCCTGATAATGTGCCGGTCACCAATGATCTGGGCCGGCTGGCGGTGCGGATGGAATATCCGGATATCGCTGAGAAATTTTTTAACTTCGTGCTTCGGATAGAGCCCGATAATACCGAAGCCGCCAACAATCTGGCGACAGCCCTGCGCGAAGCCAGCCGTTATGAGGACGCCATCGAGGTCTTACGGGCCGCCATTGGCCTCAACCCGAAGGACCCGCAACTGTGGAATGCGCTGGGCACGGTCGTCAACACTCAGGGCGATGTCGATACCTCGATCATCTTCTATCAGGAAGCGTTGAAGTTCGACCCCAATCACGTCCACGCCCTCTATAATCTGGGTAATTCGCTCAGCCTTCTGGGCCATTACGATGAGGCGCTGGACTATCTGATGCGCGCCTTGCCGCTGTTTGATGACCCGCTTAATCTCTACACCTGTCGGCTGTCGATTGCCTTCGTTAATGCGGTGCTCAATAATTTCGATGCGGCCTGGGATTATTATGACGGTCGCATCAAGGAAGGCACGGCGGAAAAGATTATCTTTCTGATCGACCGGCCTAAATGGACACCTGATACCGATGTGGCGGGTAAGCACGTCTTTGTCTCCGCCGAACAGGGGCTTGGGGATGAGGTGTTGTTTGCCTCGCTCCTGACCGATCTGATCCGCGATATCGGCCCGGACGGAAAACTGACCATTGCGGTTGAGCCGCGCCTAGTCAGCCTGTTTGCGCGATCATTCCCCAAGGCCAACGTCATTAAACATCACACCACCAAGCATCAAGGCCGGGTGGTGCGCCTGTTCCCTGACCTTACTGACACGGGCAGCATTGATTGCTGGACCATTATGGGGGATCTGCTGAAACGCTACCGCCGGTCACTGAGTGATTTTCCCAAGGCCAATATTTTCCTGACCCCAGATCCGGAGCGGCTCGCCTTCTGGCGCGCTGAACTGGATAAGCTGGGACCTGAGCCCAAGGCGGGCATACTATGGAAATCATTGATCAAACACTCCCGCCGTGATCGCTACTACTCGCCGTTTGAGACTTGGAAAGAGGTCATCGCTACTGAAGGCGTCTACTTTGTCAATCTGCAGTACGGCGATGTGACCGCCGAACTGGCGGAGGCTGAAGCGGCGGGCTTACGCATCTGGAACCCGCCCGGCATCGACCTGAAGCAGGATCTGGATGATCTGTGTGCCCTGTGTTGTGCGCTCGATACCGTCATGGGGCCGTCCAACGCCACCAGCAATATCGCCGCGGCCGCCGGGGCGACGATCTGGATGTCGATACCGTTCCGCAGCGCCTGGCTGTGTCTGGGCACCGACTATTATCCGTTCTATCCCACCGCCCGCGTGTTTGCCCCGGCCGTGCTGAATAACTGGGGAGACGCGCTCGGCCAGATGAAACAGGCTCTGATCAATGATCTGATCCCAGCCAAGGCACATGTTCAACCCGCATGA